From one Pedobacter faecalis genomic stretch:
- the meaB gene encoding methylmalonyl Co-A mutase-associated GTPase MeaB, with amino-acid sequence MHSFTQLVAELKSGDFKALARVLTLVENDIEPAMDILKGLEASSVPVIGFTGPPGAGKSTLVSAVAGRLSAEGKRVGILAVDPTSPFNFGSLLGDRIRMSGHFNDPNVFIRSVATRGALGGISAKTIEMTDVFKAAGFDAVLIETVGVGQSEIEVAGIADTVVLVLVPESGDEIQHIKSGIMEIAQALVVNKADRDYGDAYTARLKKFVSSVQHHVPVFKTVADKGEGVDELIDWLNTAPAFDQDRRVFLLAEKAFKIIQHHRMRNVDRDRLYAEISAGLRYPGFNLYRFVDQYNSGQMS; translated from the coding sequence ATGCATTCATTTACGCAATTGGTGGCGGAATTGAAATCGGGCGATTTCAAGGCGCTCGCCAGAGTGCTTACATTGGTTGAGAATGATATAGAACCAGCTATGGATATTCTGAAGGGGCTGGAAGCAAGCTCGGTACCAGTGATTGGATTTACCGGTCCCCCTGGAGCGGGGAAGTCGACCTTGGTCAGTGCCGTTGCCGGCAGGCTTTCCGCTGAAGGTAAGCGAGTGGGAATACTGGCCGTCGATCCTACTTCGCCGTTTAATTTCGGTTCCTTGCTTGGAGACAGGATCAGAATGTCTGGGCATTTTAATGATCCGAATGTGTTTATCAGATCGGTGGCGACAAGGGGTGCATTAGGAGGCATTTCTGCCAAGACGATAGAGATGACAGATGTTTTTAAAGCCGCTGGCTTTGACGCAGTGTTGATTGAAACAGTTGGTGTCGGACAATCAGAGATCGAAGTAGCAGGCATTGCTGACACAGTAGTTCTCGTGCTGGTTCCAGAATCCGGAGACGAAATCCAGCACATTAAATCTGGGATTATGGAAATAGCGCAGGCGCTTGTCGTAAATAAGGCCGACAGGGATTACGGGGATGCTTATACGGCCAGACTAAAAAAGTTTGTGTCTTCAGTACAACACCATGTTCCCGTGTTTAAAACGGTTGCAGACAAAGGCGAAGGTGTCGACGAGTTAATTGACTGGTTAAATACTGCCCCTGCTTTCGACCAGGACCGCCGTGTTTTCCTGCTGGCAGAGAAAGCCTTTAAAATCATTCAGCACCATAGAATGAGAAATGTTGACAGAGACCGGTTGTACGCCGAGATCAGCGCAGGTCTTCGATATCCTGGGTTTAATTTATATCGGTTTGTTGACCAGTACAATTCGGGTCAGATGTCTTAA
- a CDS encoding OmpA family protein translates to MNYSTLKKSLAVSFAALVGVTSLASAQEATTSSSSSAKVFGGRGQYRTWSFGINAGVLSPFVAVGGSNDFTNWDAELGYGISLRKQLGHSFAIEGNLFRGKVSGHNEDNDGNEIAVAGNRNFTTELGYAADIRGVVNVATIDFLRRENSVNFFVTAGYGLVAYNPMLNGVDLTANGGVFGEDGDNDYIKEAYIPVGAGIKFKVSERVSFNLGYTMHFIDGDNFDGLYAKATSKDKFSYGYAGLEFSLGSSSKPNLDWVNPVALMYDELKDPSLRQEVEALKNRVANVERSVEDLKKDSDGDGVSDQFDKCPGTPAGTAVDGSGCPLPAPTTAAVGTATGFETIQFEFNSSVLKTEAYPVLDKLSSVLRETGGKVTANGYASSEGTAAYNLKLSKDRANSVKTYLVNSGVSASQVTTKGFGEANPVASNDTEEGRIQNRRVETVRN, encoded by the coding sequence ATGAATTATTCTACTTTAAAAAAGAGCTTGGCGGTTTCCTTCGCGGCTTTAGTAGGAGTTACTTCTCTTGCTAGCGCTCAGGAAGCTACTACAAGTTCTTCTTCTTCAGCCAAGGTATTTGGCGGAAGAGGTCAGTACAGAACATGGTCTTTCGGTATCAATGCGGGCGTTTTGTCTCCATTCGTTGCTGTAGGTGGATCTAACGATTTCACCAACTGGGATGCTGAATTAGGTTATGGTATCTCTTTAAGAAAGCAATTAGGTCATTCTTTTGCTATTGAAGGTAACTTGTTCCGTGGAAAAGTAAGCGGTCACAATGAGGACAACGACGGAAACGAAATCGCTGTTGCCGGAAACAGAAACTTCACTACTGAGTTAGGCTATGCAGCTGACATCAGAGGTGTTGTTAACGTAGCAACCATCGACTTCCTTCGTAGGGAAAACTCTGTGAACTTCTTCGTTACTGCTGGTTACGGTTTAGTGGCTTATAACCCAATGCTGAATGGTGTTGACCTGACTGCAAACGGTGGAGTTTTCGGTGAAGACGGAGATAACGACTATATCAAAGAAGCTTATATTCCTGTAGGCGCTGGTATCAAGTTCAAAGTTTCTGAGCGCGTTTCGTTTAACTTAGGTTACACTATGCACTTTATTGATGGTGATAACTTCGACGGACTTTACGCAAAAGCTACTTCTAAAGACAAGTTCTCTTACGGATATGCTGGTCTTGAGTTCTCTTTGGGATCAAGCTCGAAGCCAAACTTGGATTGGGTAAACCCAGTTGCTTTGATGTATGATGAATTGAAAGATCCATCGTTACGTCAGGAGGTTGAGGCGTTGAAAAACCGCGTTGCTAACGTAGAGCGTTCTGTTGAAGATCTTAAGAAAGACTCTGATGGTGATGGTGTTTCTGATCAGTTTGACAAGTGCCCTGGTACTCCTGCTGGTACAGCTGTTGATGGTTCAGGATGTCCGCTTCCAGCTCCAACTACTGCTGCAGTAGGTACTGCTACTGGTTTCGAAACAATCCAGTTCGAGTTCAACTCTTCAGTTCTTAAAACAGAAGCTTATCCAGTATTAGATAAACTGTCTTCAGTTTTGCGTGAAACCGGTGGTAAAGTAACTGCAAACGGTTACGCTTCTAGCGAAGGTACTGCCGCATACAACCTGAAGTTATCTAAAGACAGAGCAAATTCTGTTAAAACTTACCTGGTTAACTCAGGCGTAAGCGCTAGCCAGGTTACTACTAAAGGATTTGGTGAAGCTAACCCTGTTGCTTCTAACGATACTGAAGAAGGTCGTATCCAAAACCGTCGTGTTGAGACTGTTAGAAATTAA
- a CDS encoding RidA family protein → MKRIINTTNAPAPIGPYNQAVAAGGFLFLSGQIAINPESNELSLGSIDSETHQVMRNIKAVLLEAGYGLEDVVKTTIFLSDMSLFAEVNEIYGSYFTSEFPARETVAVKGLPKGVNVEISVVAFRA, encoded by the coding sequence ATGAAAAGAATAATAAATACTACAAATGCACCAGCACCTATAGGTCCATATAACCAGGCTGTGGCCGCGGGAGGCTTTCTATTCCTATCCGGACAGATCGCTATAAATCCGGAGAGTAATGAATTAAGTTTGGGAAGTATTGATAGTGAAACCCATCAGGTGATGCGCAATATCAAAGCTGTCCTGCTTGAAGCTGGATATGGATTAGAGGATGTTGTAAAAACAACGATCTTCCTTTCTGACATGAGCCTGTTTGCCGAGGTGAATGAGATTTACGGTTCTTATTTTACTTCCGAATTCCCGGCAAGAGAAACAGTTGCCGTGAAAGGACTGCCTAAGGGCGTAAACGTGGAGATTTCCGTGGTTGCTTTTAGAGCATAG
- a CDS encoding EamA family transporter has protein sequence MSSTSRYVAAGILSAVIWGFFSIPLRSLKAYPAEEILYYRIFTSVILIWGAILLFRRRKLEADKLYLSSSNSRQRRLIFWQILLSTVLLVSNWYTFIYAINNISLKSGAFAYMVCPLITAFGGFIILKEQLSVLKFIALGLALLSIMLLATGSLIEVTWSVIIAALYAFYLIIQRKMQHLDKLNVLAVQISLAVVILLPFYFSGHHELPETLLFWTNIIVIAALFTIIPLFLSLYALIGISSSTLGIMIYINPIIAFAVAILYFGEGVDHHQFFAYSLLLFAVFLFNWNIIKDIFTFKVK, from the coding sequence TTGAGTTCAACTTCGCGTTATGTTGCTGCGGGAATACTTTCCGCTGTTATCTGGGGTTTCTTCTCTATCCCGCTTAGGAGTCTTAAGGCTTATCCTGCAGAGGAAATCCTTTATTACCGCATATTCACGTCAGTCATTCTGATCTGGGGTGCTATTCTCCTGTTCAGGAGAAGGAAATTAGAGGCGGACAAACTGTATTTAAGTTCGTCAAATTCCAGACAGCGCAGGCTTATATTCTGGCAGATTCTGCTTTCAACAGTTTTGCTGGTGAGCAATTGGTATACTTTTATCTATGCGATCAACAATATAAGCCTGAAATCTGGTGCTTTTGCTTATATGGTTTGTCCGCTTATTACGGCTTTTGGCGGATTTATAATCTTAAAGGAACAGTTGTCTGTATTGAAATTTATTGCGCTTGGTCTGGCGCTCCTGAGCATTATGCTTCTGGCTACGGGTTCTCTTATTGAAGTGACATGGTCGGTCATTATCGCTGCATTATATGCTTTTTACCTGATCATACAGCGTAAAATGCAGCACCTCGACAAACTGAATGTTCTGGCAGTACAGATCTCGCTGGCTGTGGTTATCCTGCTCCCTTTCTATTTCTCGGGTCACCATGAACTCCCTGAGACACTTTTGTTCTGGACGAACATTATCGTCATCGCGGCTCTATTTACCATCATTCCATTGTTTCTTAGCCTGTACGCGTTGATCGGAATATCATCGTCGACTCTGGGTATCATGATATATATAAACCCGATCATTGCTTTTGCCGTCGCTATCCTCTATTTCGGTGAAGGGGTTGATCATCACCAATTTTTCGCCTATAGCCTGCTTTTGTTTGCCGTATTCTTGTTTAATTGGAACATAATTAAAGATATTTTTACCTTTAAAGTGAAATAA
- the recG gene encoding ATP-dependent DNA helicase RecG, whose amino-acid sequence MYPSILDTQIEFLKGVGPKRAELLQKELNIFSYSHLLEYYPFRYIDRTRFFKVAELNADLPFVQIVGRVVRKELIGEKSKKRIVVRFGDETGAMELVWFQSLKWVDEQVSVGKVYIAFGKPTLFNNMYSIAHPEMETYPRRQDAVGNLSLQPVYSSTEKLKKFMLDSKGIQKLQMQLLEQCFSELRETIPTYVLRQEGLVSRNTAILNVHFPKTQDMLQSALRRLKFEELFFIQLQMLYAKKDRELRFLGHPFGRVGSKVNTFYHELLPFELTAAQKRVIREIRHDTQMARQMNRLVQGDVGSGKTAVALISMLLAADNGFQACMMAPTEILARQHFESIQSLLKDRIVNVAILTGSTAKKDRAALHKALESGEIDILVGTHALIEDRVVFNNLGLVVIDEQHRFGVEQRARLWRKSSIPPHILVMTATPIPRTLAMTLYGDLDVSVIDELPKGRKPIDTRHFFEGQRLRMFGFLRQEIAKGRQVYIVYPLIKESEKLDLLHLEAGIEQLSYQFPRPDYQISIVHGKMSNADKQFEMQQFIDGKSQIMVATTVIEVGVNVPNASVMVIENAERFGLSQLHQLRGRVGRGADQSYCILMSGNKLSAEAKLRLETMVKTNNGFEISEIDLQLRGPGDLSGTQQSGVLNLKLADLTTDQALLTQARSAVARILESDPMLENPDNGVLKTYLQRKNPGIGFNKIS is encoded by the coding sequence TTGTACCCGTCTATTCTAGATACACAGATTGAGTTTCTTAAGGGTGTGGGCCCAAAGCGGGCTGAACTCCTGCAGAAGGAGCTTAATATATTTAGTTACTCGCATCTGCTCGAGTACTATCCGTTCCGTTATATCGACCGCACGCGATTTTTTAAAGTGGCTGAACTCAACGCTGATCTGCCTTTCGTGCAGATTGTGGGTAGGGTAGTCCGCAAGGAATTGATCGGCGAAAAAAGTAAGAAGCGCATCGTTGTACGGTTCGGGGATGAGACAGGCGCTATGGAACTGGTATGGTTTCAAAGCTTAAAGTGGGTAGACGAACAGGTTTCGGTAGGGAAGGTTTATATTGCTTTCGGCAAACCGACGCTTTTTAACAATATGTACAGTATTGCCCATCCCGAAATGGAGACTTATCCCAGAAGACAGGATGCGGTGGGTAACCTGAGTTTGCAGCCTGTCTATTCTTCTACGGAAAAACTAAAGAAATTTATGCTCGACAGCAAGGGCATCCAGAAGTTACAGATGCAGCTTTTGGAGCAATGTTTTTCCGAACTGAGAGAGACTATTCCAACTTACGTGTTGAGGCAGGAAGGCTTGGTGTCGAGGAATACGGCGATACTCAACGTCCATTTTCCCAAAACTCAGGATATGCTTCAGTCGGCATTGCGGCGACTGAAATTTGAAGAGTTATTTTTCATCCAACTTCAGATGCTGTATGCGAAGAAGGATCGGGAACTTCGCTTTCTTGGTCATCCGTTTGGTCGTGTTGGCAGCAAAGTCAATACGTTTTACCACGAGCTCCTCCCGTTTGAACTGACTGCAGCGCAGAAAAGGGTTATCAGGGAGATCAGGCATGATACACAAATGGCGCGTCAAATGAACAGGCTTGTCCAGGGAGATGTTGGTAGCGGTAAAACCGCGGTCGCTTTAATCAGCATGCTTCTAGCAGCTGATAATGGTTTCCAGGCTTGTATGATGGCGCCAACTGAGATCCTGGCACGACAGCATTTCGAGTCGATCCAAAGCTTATTGAAAGACAGGATTGTAAACGTGGCAATTTTGACCGGAAGTACGGCCAAAAAGGACCGTGCAGCCTTACATAAAGCTTTGGAATCAGGAGAGATCGATATATTGGTCGGGACGCATGCACTCATTGAAGATCGGGTAGTGTTTAACAATCTTGGTCTCGTCGTCATAGACGAGCAGCACCGGTTCGGTGTGGAGCAGCGCGCCAGGTTATGGAGGAAGAGTTCCATTCCACCCCATATACTTGTGATGACAGCTACACCGATCCCGCGCACACTCGCCATGACCTTGTATGGTGATCTGGACGTCTCCGTCATAGACGAACTGCCGAAAGGAAGGAAGCCGATTGATACCAGGCACTTTTTTGAGGGACAGCGGTTAAGGATGTTTGGTTTTTTGAGGCAGGAGATAGCTAAGGGTAGGCAGGTGTACATCGTTTACCCCTTGATAAAGGAGAGCGAAAAACTTGATTTGCTGCATCTGGAAGCAGGCATTGAGCAATTGAGTTATCAGTTTCCCCGGCCTGACTATCAAATCAGCATTGTGCACGGCAAGATGAGCAATGCTGATAAGCAGTTTGAAATGCAGCAGTTCATCGACGGTAAAAGTCAGATTATGGTTGCTACTACGGTAATTGAGGTTGGTGTTAACGTCCCTAACGCTTCGGTGATGGTTATTGAAAACGCCGAGCGCTTTGGTCTTTCGCAACTGCATCAGCTTCGGGGACGTGTGGGAAGGGGCGCGGATCAGTCATATTGTATCCTGATGTCTGGTAACAAGTTGAGCGCAGAGGCCAAACTTCGGCTCGAGACCATGGTGAAAACCAATAACGGGTTCGAGATATCCGAAATTGACCTGCAGCTACGTGGCCCGGGTGACTTGTCTGGCACTCAGCAAAGTGGGGTGCTCAATCTTAAGCTTGCCGACCTGACTACAGATCAGGCACTCCTTACACAGGCGCGATCGGCGGTTGCCCGGATATTGGAGTCTGATCCTATGCTGGAGAATCCCGATAATGGCGTGCTAAAAACCTATCTTCAGCGTAAAAATCCCGGGATCGGATTTAATAAAATTTCATGA
- a CDS encoding serine hydrolase domain-containing protein: MKHRFLLASILFATFSLVSCLSSETKGDPKVRTKEDDKTDSLLLVYDSSKEDKYVAEFMQRLHTRSGFNGNVLVAKKGRIIYQKALGWADYLHRDSLKTASEFELASVSKPFTGTAIMQLVEQGRLSLDDDVKKFYPDFPYDGITVRLLLSHRSGMMNYVYFIDEIWRKEKRDMKKGVSNQEVMKIIAERKPNPYAKPDTRFHYNNSNYMVLAAIVEKVTGKLYADYMMEHVFKPAGMKNTHVYSTTVYPKIPVDVVGHDRNSWRYSVAQNFLDGPVGDKGIYSTIHDLLLFDHALRKGRLLKKATLDSAYKGRNKPVNGHFNYGYGWRIFDGEGNRKVVYHTGWWHGFRHIYVRDIDKDIVIILLGNKVNGSLLHLDDLYKHLGVPVIRKGAYSGAGSAPGSDED; this comes from the coding sequence ATGAAACACAGATTTTTGCTGGCTTCTATATTATTTGCTACGTTCTCTCTTGTATCCTGCTTAAGCTCAGAGACTAAGGGCGACCCTAAAGTGCGCACTAAAGAGGATGATAAAACAGACAGTCTGCTTCTTGTATACGACAGCAGTAAGGAAGACAAGTACGTTGCCGAATTTATGCAGCGCCTTCATACCAGGTCAGGATTTAACGGCAATGTGCTTGTTGCAAAAAAGGGCAGGATCATTTATCAGAAAGCCCTTGGCTGGGCCGACTACCTTCACCGGGATAGCCTGAAAACAGCATCCGAATTTGAATTAGCCTCAGTGTCGAAACCGTTTACAGGTACAGCCATTATGCAACTAGTGGAGCAGGGCAGACTATCTCTCGACGATGATGTGAAAAAGTTCTACCCCGATTTCCCCTATGACGGGATTACTGTAAGGTTACTGTTAAGCCATCGCAGCGGCATGATGAATTATGTTTATTTCATAGACGAGATATGGCGAAAAGAAAAGAGGGATATGAAAAAAGGTGTGTCTAATCAAGAGGTCATGAAGATCATTGCCGAGCGGAAACCGAACCCGTACGCCAAACCTGATACACGCTTCCATTATAATAACTCTAACTATATGGTTCTGGCAGCGATCGTTGAAAAAGTGACTGGGAAACTATACGCCGATTATATGATGGAACATGTGTTTAAGCCCGCAGGCATGAAAAACACGCATGTCTATTCAACGACTGTATACCCGAAAATACCGGTCGATGTCGTTGGCCACGACCGCAACTCATGGCGTTATTCAGTTGCCCAGAATTTTTTGGATGGCCCCGTAGGTGATAAAGGTATCTACAGTACAATTCATGATCTTTTGCTTTTCGACCATGCGCTCAGGAAGGGACGCCTGCTTAAAAAGGCCACCCTCGATTCGGCCTACAAAGGGCGAAACAAGCCGGTTAACGGTCACTTTAACTATGGCTACGGCTGGAGAATATTTGATGGAGAAGGCAACAGAAAGGTTGTGTACCATACGGGCTGGTGGCACGGCTTCCGCCACATTTATGTTCGCGACATCGACAAAGATATTGTGATCATTTTACTTGGCAATAAAGTAAATGGCAGTTTGCTTCATCTGGACGACCTGTACAAGCATCTCGGTGTGCCAGTCATCCGTAAGGGCGCATATAGCGGTGCTGGATCTGCGCCGGGAAGTGACGAAGACTGA
- the fumC gene encoding class II fumarate hydratase, with protein sequence MSFRIERDTMGEVQVPADKYWGAQTERSRNNFKIGPEASMPKEIIYAFGYLKKAAAYANMDLGVLSAEKAEAIASACDEIIEGKLDDQFPLVIWQTGSGTQSNMNANEVIAYRAHVLQGGSLEDEKKILHPNDDVNKSQSSNDTYPTAMHIAAYKQAVEITIPGLEKLRATLSAKSASFKDIVKTGRTHFMDATPLTLGQEFSGYVQQIDNGLRAIKNALEMVRELALGGTAVGTGLNTPKGYDTLVAAKIAALTGLPFVTAPNKFEALAAHDAMVELSAAYKRVAVSLMKIANDIRMLSSGPRCGIGEIIIPDNEPGSSIMPGKVNPTQPEALTMVCAQVLGNDVTVSIGGSNGHFELNVFKPVIAANVLQSGRLIGDACVSFNDKCAEGIEPNLPELKKHLENSLMLVTSLNPHVGYENAAKIAKKAHKENRTLKEAALELGLLTSEQFDEWVRPEDMVGSLK encoded by the coding sequence ATGAGCTTTAGAATTGAACGTGATACAATGGGTGAAGTGCAGGTTCCTGCAGATAAATATTGGGGTGCACAAACTGAGAGATCAAGGAATAATTTTAAGATTGGGCCTGAAGCATCCATGCCGAAGGAGATTATTTATGCCTTTGGCTACCTGAAAAAAGCAGCGGCATACGCTAATATGGATTTGGGAGTGCTTTCTGCTGAAAAAGCTGAGGCTATAGCAAGTGCCTGCGATGAAATTATAGAGGGAAAGCTTGACGACCAGTTTCCTTTGGTAATTTGGCAAACTGGATCTGGTACACAAAGCAATATGAATGCAAATGAGGTAATTGCATACCGGGCACATGTGCTTCAGGGAGGTTCACTGGAAGATGAAAAGAAGATTCTGCATCCGAATGATGATGTGAACAAGTCACAGTCCTCAAACGACACCTATCCGACTGCCATGCATATCGCGGCATATAAGCAGGCGGTTGAGATTACAATTCCCGGACTTGAGAAACTTCGGGCAACACTTTCGGCAAAATCAGCCAGTTTCAAGGATATTGTAAAGACCGGTCGCACGCACTTTATGGATGCCACTCCCCTGACGTTAGGGCAAGAGTTTTCAGGTTATGTCCAACAGATCGATAACGGCTTGCGGGCAATTAAGAACGCATTGGAAATGGTGCGTGAGCTGGCACTGGGCGGCACGGCTGTTGGTACAGGCCTGAATACCCCGAAGGGTTATGATACCCTGGTCGCGGCAAAGATTGCGGCGCTTACGGGTCTGCCGTTTGTAACCGCTCCTAACAAGTTTGAGGCTCTTGCGGCGCATGACGCTATGGTAGAACTCTCTGCAGCGTATAAGCGGGTCGCAGTCTCACTGATGAAGATTGCCAACGATATCAGGATGCTGAGTTCAGGGCCTCGCTGTGGTATAGGGGAAATTATTATACCCGACAACGAGCCGGGATCCTCGATTATGCCTGGAAAGGTTAATCCGACCCAACCAGAGGCTCTGACGATGGTTTGTGCACAAGTGTTAGGAAATGATGTTACGGTAAGCATTGGAGGAAGTAACGGGCATTTTGAATTAAACGTCTTCAAGCCAGTTATTGCTGCCAATGTGCTGCAGTCGGGCAGGCTGATTGGCGATGCCTGCGTGTCATTCAACGATAAGTGTGCGGAAGGCATAGAACCGAATCTGCCTGAACTTAAGAAGCACCTGGAAAATTCATTGATGCTGGTGACATCCTTAAACCCTCATGTTGGTTATGAAAACGCGGCTAAGATTGCAAAGAAAGCGCATAAGGAGAATAGGACTTTAAAGGAAGCCGCTTTAGAACTGGGCTTGCTTACAAGCGAGCAATTCGATGAGTGGGTTCGTCCTGAAGATATGGTGGGAAGCTTGAAATAA
- a CDS encoding fumarate hydratase yields the protein MFVSRTGVLLVGVALYGLTGSCTRLPDVQGNGEAFLQGKWDQDSAKVTGERLNYSLHKFSFTCDSFYLDLTTYSKVNYYADSCFNSGVWQEYAKGTYVVRGDTLLLAGVYTKANYKQKISGCYNSGQYIRSFKILSKSDSTLDLESTDNQKIVSMNLKERKACVPQPL from the coding sequence ATGTTTGTCTCAAGAACTGGCGTCCTGCTTGTTGGGGTAGCCTTGTACGGTCTTACCGGCTCATGTACCAGACTTCCCGATGTACAGGGCAATGGGGAAGCTTTTTTACAAGGTAAATGGGATCAGGACAGCGCCAAAGTCACAGGTGAAAGGTTGAATTATTCACTTCACAAGTTTAGTTTCACCTGTGATTCCTTCTATTTAGATCTCACTACCTATTCCAAAGTAAACTATTATGCCGATTCCTGCTTTAATAGTGGGGTCTGGCAGGAGTATGCCAAAGGAACTTATGTCGTCAGGGGCGACACCTTATTACTTGCGGGCGTTTATACCAAAGCGAACTACAAACAGAAAATCAGCGGATGCTATAACAGCGGACAATACATCAGAAGCTTTAAGATACTATCAAAGTCGGACAGCACGCTCGATCTGGAAAGTACGGACAATCAAAAGATTGTTTCTATGAACCTGAAAGAACGAAAGGCTTGTGTTCCACAGCCGCTGTAA